One genomic segment of Bacteroides caccae includes these proteins:
- a CDS encoding TolC family protein — MNRMKRLTGRKILLATVALCAFGIAKAQNAQAAKDTLTLTLDKALTIALDENPTMKVAAEEIALKKVAGKEAWQSLLPEASIAGSLDHTIKAAEMKLNDMSFKMGQDGTNTANAGLSINLPLFAPAVYRTMSMTKTDIELAVEKSRASKLDLVNQVSKAYYQLMLAQDSYNVLLGSYKLAEDNFNIVNAKYEQGAVSEYDKISAEVQMRSIKPNVISAANGVTLAKLQLKVLMGITADVELKTEDSLTNYETAVFANQLKDEEVGLENNTTMKQLDLNMKMLEKSLKVAKSSFIPTLSMSFSYNYQSLYNPNINFFEYNWSNSSSLMFNLSIPLYKASNFTKVKFARIQMRQLDWNRIDTERKLNMEIVSYRNNMAASSEQVVSNKENVMQAEKAVLIAGKRYDVGKGTVLELNSSQVSLTQAQLTYNQSIYDYLIAKADLDKVLGKE, encoded by the coding sequence ATGAACAGAATGAAGAGACTGACAGGTAGGAAGATACTTCTGGCAACTGTTGCACTTTGCGCATTTGGCATTGCAAAAGCGCAAAACGCACAAGCGGCGAAGGACACACTGACCTTAACCTTGGACAAAGCCTTAACAATTGCGTTGGATGAGAATCCTACGATGAAGGTGGCGGCAGAAGAAATTGCTTTGAAAAAAGTAGCCGGCAAAGAAGCGTGGCAAAGTCTGCTGCCTGAAGCAAGCATCGCTGGTTCGCTGGACCATACGATTAAAGCGGCTGAAATGAAGCTGAACGATATGTCGTTCAAAATGGGGCAGGACGGAACGAACACCGCCAATGCCGGACTAAGCATTAACCTGCCTTTGTTTGCACCGGCTGTCTATCGGACAATGTCGATGACAAAGACGGATATCGAACTGGCAGTAGAGAAGTCGCGTGCTTCCAAACTGGATTTGGTGAATCAGGTAAGTAAAGCCTATTATCAACTGATGCTTGCACAAGATAGCTACAACGTGCTTCTGGGAAGCTACAAACTGGCGGAAGACAACTTTAACATCGTCAATGCCAAATATGAGCAAGGCGCAGTGAGTGAATATGATAAGATCAGTGCTGAGGTACAGATGCGCAGCATTAAGCCGAATGTGATTTCAGCAGCCAATGGGGTGACTCTGGCAAAGTTGCAGTTGAAAGTGTTAATGGGAATTACCGCCGACGTAGAACTTAAAACAGAAGACAGTCTGACGAATTATGAAACGGCTGTATTTGCCAATCAACTGAAGGATGAAGAAGTCGGATTGGAGAATAACACTACCATGAAGCAGTTGGACTTGAACATGAAAATGTTGGAGAAGAGCTTGAAGGTCGCAAAATCAAGTTTTATCCCTACGTTGTCGATGAGTTTCTCATATAACTATCAGTCCTTGTACAACCCGAATATTAACTTCTTCGAGTATAATTGGAGTAATAGTTCCAGCCTGATGTTCAACTTGAGCATTCCTTTGTACAAAGCAAGCAACTTTACGAAAGTAAAATTTGCCCGTATCCAGATGCGCCAACTCGATTGGAACCGCATTGACACGGAAAGAAAACTGAATATGGAAATCGTAAGTTACCGCAACAACATGGCTGCCAGCTCTGAGCAGGTGGTCAGTAACAAGGAAAACGTGATGCAGGCTGAGAAGGCGGTACTGATTGCCGGCAAACGCTACGATGTCGGTAAGGGTACAGTGCTCGAACTGAACAGTTCGCAAGTATCTCTGACTCAGGCTCAACTCACTTATAACCAATCCATTTATGATTATCTGATTGCTAAGGCAGATCTCGATAAGGTGCTAGGAAAAGAATAA
- a CDS encoding TetR/AcrR family transcriptional regulator — protein sequence MTEHGKDASQRAELKERIIATATEAFTTKGIKSITMDDIAAALGISKRTLYEVFVDKESLLKDCILTVQAERDRYLQEVYEQSHNVLEVILAVFQKSIEMFHKTNKRFFEDIKKYPKVYNMMKERSESDSEKTMSFFMLGVEQGIFRSDVNFAIVNLLVREQFDVLLNTDVCNEYSFIEVYESIMFTYIRGISTEKGAKVLEDFISEYRRNRIE from the coding sequence ATGACAGAACATGGAAAAGACGCTTCCCAACGGGCGGAGTTGAAAGAACGGATTATAGCAACGGCAACAGAGGCTTTTACTACAAAAGGCATTAAGAGTATTACGATGGATGATATTGCAGCAGCATTAGGTATCTCCAAACGTACGCTTTATGAAGTTTTTGTAGATAAGGAATCGTTGCTGAAGGATTGTATACTGACGGTGCAGGCAGAAAGAGACCGGTATTTACAGGAAGTTTATGAGCAGTCCCACAATGTGTTGGAAGTGATACTTGCCGTATTCCAAAAGAGTATTGAGATGTTTCATAAGACGAACAAGCGTTTTTTTGAAGACATCAAGAAGTATCCGAAGGTATATAATATGATGAAAGAGCGCAGCGAGAGTGATTCGGAGAAAACCATGTCCTTTTTTATGTTGGGAGTGGAGCAAGGCATTTTCCGTTCGGATGTCAACTTTGCAATCGTCAATTTGCTGGTACGCGAGCAGTTCGATGTGCTGTTGAATACGGATGTATGCAACGAATATTCCTTTATAGAGGTGTATGAGTCTATTATGTTTACCTATATACGCGGCATCTCTACGGAGAAAGGCGCGAAAGTACTGGAAGATTTTATATCAGAATATCGTAGGAACCGCATAGAATAA
- a CDS encoding DUF6563 family protein, protein MKKRCILWLLMSVIGLPLIAQNIIYSNLKELLAQNGDTIAVLRVEKRSRNQIVLTGGADYRITAGDDESMCRRLKKRCFAVRSEEGDLYLNCRKLRYKKLRFGAWYAPAVQLGKNIYFCAMPLGSVIGGNFVEDDDVKLGGNIGDALAASSLVTKRVCYELNGETGKIEFLGKDKMLQILDKYPEWKQAYLKEDSQEAKDTFDYLLKLRDSQEK, encoded by the coding sequence ATGAAAAAAAGATGTATCTTATGGCTGTTGATGAGCGTGATTGGCCTCCCGTTGATTGCGCAGAATATTATCTATTCCAACTTGAAAGAGTTGCTTGCTCAAAATGGAGACACCATAGCAGTGCTACGTGTGGAGAAACGTTCCAGAAATCAGATCGTATTGACAGGCGGGGCTGACTACCGTATAACGGCAGGCGATGATGAGTCTATGTGCCGCCGCTTGAAGAAACGTTGTTTTGCAGTGCGAAGTGAAGAAGGAGATTTATATTTGAACTGTCGCAAGTTGCGCTATAAGAAACTGCGTTTTGGGGCATGGTATGCTCCGGCAGTTCAGTTAGGCAAGAATATCTACTTCTGTGCCATGCCTTTGGGATCAGTTATCGGTGGCAATTTTGTAGAAGACGACGATGTAAAACTCGGAGGAAATATCGGTGACGCCCTTGCCGCTTCGAGCTTGGTGACCAAACGCGTTTGTTATGAACTGAATGGGGAAACGGGCAAGATTGAATTTCTCGGAAAAGATAAGATGCTTCAAATATTGGATAAGTACCCGGAATGGAAACAAGCTTACCTGAAGGAAGACAGCCAGGAGGCAAAAGACACATTCGACTATTTGCTAAAACTACGTGATAGTCAAGAGAAATAG
- a CDS encoding MutS family DNA mismatch repair protein, whose amino-acid sequence MEKLENIISTYQQIIQESEQALQRARKRIYYISLLRLVLFVEAIAAAFIFWSDGWLSLFVFAILPFISFIWLVKRHNLWFYRKDYLKKKIEINEQELRAIQYDFSDFDSGNEYIDPAHLYTYDLDVFGDYSLFQYINRTSTPVGKQHLADWFNAHLELKESIEQRQEAIRELSTDLEYRQQIRLFGLLYKGKPADTNEIREWAGSPSYYRKHTLLRIIPTVVSIINLICIGSAIVGILPATVPGGVFFCFVIFSSIFSKGITKLQATYGKKLQILSTYADQILLTEKKEMNSPVLQQLKTELTSQNQTASQAVRQLSKLMNALDQRSNLLMSTILNGLIFWELRQVMRIEKWKETHASDLPRWIETIGEIDAYCSLATFTYNHPDYIFPKISSQSFHLRAEALGHPLMNRNKCVRNGIDIDKRPFFIIITGANMAGKSTYLRTVGINYLLACIGAPVWAKQMEIYPARLVTSLRTSDSLTDNESYFFAELKRLKLIIDKLEAGEELFIILDEILKGTNSMDKQKGSFALIKQFMNMNANGIIATHDLLLGTLIESFPQNIRNYCFEADITNNELTFSYQMRNGVAQNMNACFLMKKMGIAVIDD is encoded by the coding sequence ATGGAGAAACTGGAAAATATAATCTCAACCTATCAGCAAATTATTCAAGAGTCGGAACAAGCTCTTCAGAGGGCCCGGAAACGCATCTATTATATCAGCCTTCTACGCCTTGTGCTATTTGTAGAAGCCATAGCGGCAGCCTTTATCTTCTGGAGCGACGGCTGGTTATCTCTTTTCGTCTTTGCCATTCTGCCTTTTATATCATTTATCTGGCTGGTAAAACGACATAATCTCTGGTTTTACCGGAAAGATTATCTGAAAAAGAAAATAGAAATCAACGAACAGGAGTTACGGGCCATTCAATATGATTTTTCCGATTTCGACAGCGGAAATGAATATATCGACCCTGCGCATCTCTATACTTATGACTTGGATGTATTCGGCGATTATTCGCTTTTCCAATATATCAACCGTACTTCAACGCCTGTCGGCAAGCAGCATCTGGCTGATTGGTTCAACGCACATCTGGAACTAAAAGAATCGATCGAACAACGCCAGGAGGCTATCCGGGAATTATCAACCGATCTGGAATACCGGCAACAAATCCGTCTGTTCGGATTACTTTATAAAGGAAAACCTGCCGATACCAACGAAATCAGGGAATGGGCGGGAAGCCCCAGCTATTACCGGAAGCATACGCTACTGCGTATCATCCCGACAGTAGTTAGCATCATCAACCTTATATGCATAGGTTCGGCCATTGTAGGAATTCTTCCTGCCACCGTACCCGGAGGTGTGTTTTTTTGTTTCGTCATTTTCAGTTCTATCTTTTCTAAAGGTATCACAAAACTGCAAGCAACTTACGGCAAAAAATTGCAAATCCTCTCTACTTACGCCGACCAAATTCTTCTCACAGAGAAAAAGGAAATGAACAGCCCTGTTCTGCAACAGCTCAAAACGGAACTTACAAGCCAGAATCAAACAGCTTCCCAGGCAGTCCGCCAACTATCGAAACTGATGAACGCGCTCGATCAACGCAGTAACCTGTTAATGAGTACAATCCTCAACGGACTTATTTTTTGGGAACTGCGCCAAGTAATGCGAATCGAGAAATGGAAAGAAACTCATGCTTCCGACCTCCCCCGCTGGATAGAAACAATCGGAGAAATCGACGCCTACTGCTCTTTAGCAACGTTTACATACAATCATCCGGATTATATCTTCCCCAAAATCAGCTCTCAATCCTTTCATCTGCGAGCCGAAGCTTTGGGTCATCCACTTATGAACCGCAACAAATGTGTGCGAAACGGAATAGATATCGACAAGCGTCCTTTCTTTATCATCATAACCGGCGCCAACATGGCCGGTAAAAGTACTTACCTGCGTACCGTAGGCATCAATTATCTTTTAGCCTGCATAGGTGCACCGGTTTGGGCAAAGCAAATGGAAATATATCCGGCACGCCTCGTCACCAGCCTTCGTACAAGCGACTCACTCACCGATAACGAGTCTTACTTCTTCGCAGAACTCAAACGTCTGAAACTAATCATTGACAAACTCGAAGCAGGAGAGGAACTTTTCATCATCCTTGATGAAATATTGAAAGGCACCAACTCTATGGATAAACAAAAAGGCTCTTTCGCTCTCATCAAGCAGTTTATGAATATGAACGCCAACGGTATCATAGCTACTCACGACCTTCTGCTCGGCACCTTGATAGAATCCTTCCCACAGAATATCCGTAACTACTGTTTCGAAGCGGACATCACGAACAACGAACTCACCTTCTCTTATCAAATGAGAAACGGAGTCGCCCAAAATATGAACGCTTGTTTCTTAATGAAAAAAATGGGGATCGCCGTCATTGACGACTAA
- the rplQ gene encoding 50S ribosomal protein L17 produces MRHNKKFNHLGRTASHRSAMLSNMACSLIKHKRITTTVAKAKALKKFVEPLITKSKEDTTNSRRVVFSNLQDKIAVTELFKEISVKIADRPGGYTRIIKTGNRLGDNAEMCFIELVDYNANMAKEKVAKKATRTRRSKKNAAAETAAPAAVEAPATEEPKAESAE; encoded by the coding sequence ATGAGACATAATAAAAAATTCAATCATTTAGGTCGTACTGCTTCTCATAGAAGCGCTATGTTATCTAACATGGCTTGCTCTTTGATCAAGCACAAAAGAATCACTACGACTGTTGCAAAGGCAAAAGCTTTGAAGAAGTTTGTTGAGCCTTTGATTACTAAGTCTAAAGAAGATACTACGAATTCTCGCCGTGTCGTATTTAGCAACTTGCAAGATAAGATTGCAGTAACAGAGCTGTTCAAAGAAATCTCAGTTAAGATTGCTGATCGTCCGGGTGGTTATACTCGTATTATCAAGACTGGTAACCGTTTGGGTGATAATGCAGAAATGTGCTTCATTGAGTTGGTAGACTATAATGCAAACATGGCTAAGGAAAAAGTTGCTAAGAAAGCTACACGTACTCGTCGTTCTAAGAAGAATGCTGCTGCCGAAACTGCTGCTCCTGCTGCTGTTGAAGCTCCTGCAACTGAAGAACCGAAAGCTGAATCAGCTGAATAA
- a CDS encoding DNA-directed RNA polymerase subunit alpha, with the protein MAILAFQKPDKVLMLEADSRFGKFEFRPLEPGFGITVGNALRRILLSSLEGFAITTIRIDGVEHEFSSVPGVKEDVTNIILNLKQVRFKQVVEEFESEKVSITVENSSEFKAGDIGKYLTGFEVLNPELVICHLDSKATMQIDITINKGRGYVPADENREYCTDVNVIPIDSIYTPIRNVKYSVENFRVEQKTDYEKLVLEISTDGSIHPKEALKEAAKILIYHFMLFSDEKITLESNDTDGNEEFDEEVLHMRQLLKTKLVDMDLSVRALNCLKAADVETLGDLVQFNKTDLLKFRNFGKKSLTELDDLLESLNLSFGTDISKYKLDKE; encoded by the coding sequence ATGGCGATATTAGCATTTCAAAAACCTGATAAAGTATTAATGTTGGAGGCGGACTCCAGATTCGGTAAATTCGAATTCCGTCCGTTGGAACCGGGTTTTGGTATTACTGTAGGTAATGCATTACGCCGTATCCTTCTTTCTTCATTAGAGGGTTTTGCTATCACTACTATCAGAATAGATGGTGTGGAGCATGAATTTTCTAGTGTACCTGGAGTAAAAGAGGATGTTACCAACATTATCTTGAATCTGAAACAAGTGAGATTCAAGCAAGTAGTTGAAGAGTTCGAGAGCGAAAAAGTGAGCATCACTGTCGAGAATTCCAGTGAATTTAAAGCAGGTGACATAGGTAAGTATTTGACTGGATTTGAAGTGTTAAATCCGGAATTAGTTATTTGTCATTTAGATTCTAAGGCAACTATGCAAATTGATATTACAATTAACAAGGGACGTGGTTATGTGCCTGCTGATGAAAATCGCGAGTACTGCACGGATGTTAATGTAATTCCAATTGACTCTATTTATACACCGATACGTAATGTCAAGTATTCTGTAGAAAACTTCCGTGTAGAACAGAAGACAGACTACGAAAAGCTAGTACTTGAGATTAGTACAGACGGTTCTATACATCCGAAGGAAGCATTGAAAGAAGCTGCAAAAATTCTGATTTATCACTTCATGTTGTTCTCTGACGAGAAGATCACGCTTGAAAGTAATGATACTGATGGCAATGAAGAGTTTGATGAGGAAGTATTGCATATGCGTCAGTTGTTGAAGACTAAGCTTGTTGATATGGACTTGTCAGTTCGTGCCCTCAATTGTTTGAAGGCTGCTGACGTAGAAACACTCGGCGACTTAGTACAGTTCAACAAGACTGACCTGTTGAAATTCAGAAACTTCGGAAAGAAATCGCTTACCGAGCTTGATGATTTGCTGGAAAGTCTGAATCTGTCGTTTGGAACCGATATTTCTAAATATAAATTAGATAAAGAATAA
- the rpsD gene encoding 30S ribosomal protein S4, whose product MARYTGPKSRIARKFGEGIFGADKVLSKKNYPPGQHGNSRKRKTSEYGVQLREKQKAKYTYGVLEKQFRNLFEKAATAKGITGEVLLQLLEGRLDNVVFRLGIAPTRAAARQLVGHKHITVDGEVVNIPSYAVKPGQLIGVRERSKSLEVIANSLAGFNHSKYAWLEWDEASKVGKMLHIPERADIPENIKEHLIVELYSK is encoded by the coding sequence ATGGCTAGATATACTGGACCAAAATCAAGAATCGCCCGTAAATTCGGTGAAGGAATCTTTGGAGCTGATAAAGTTTTGTCAAAGAAGAACTATCCTCCCGGACAACATGGAAATTCTAGAAAAAGAAAAACTTCTGAATATGGTGTGCAACTTCGTGAAAAGCAGAAAGCAAAATACACCTATGGAGTTTTAGAAAAACAATTCCGCAATTTGTTTGAAAAAGCAGCTACTGCTAAAGGTATTACTGGTGAGGTGCTTCTTCAATTGTTGGAAGGTCGCCTTGACAACGTAGTATTCCGTTTGGGTATTGCCCCTACACGTGCTGCTGCTCGTCAGTTGGTTGGTCACAAGCACATTACTGTTGATGGTGAAGTGGTAAACATTCCTTCATACGCAGTAAAACCAGGACAATTGATTGGTGTTCGTGAAAGATCTAAATCTTTGGAAGTAATTGCTAATTCTCTCGCAGGATTCAATCATAGCAAGTATGCTTGGTTGGAATGGGATGAAGCTTCAAAGGTTGGTAAAATGCTGCATATTCCTGAAAGAGCAGACATTCCTGAGAACATTAAAGAACATTTGATCGTTGAATTGTATTCTAAATAA
- the rpsK gene encoding 30S ribosomal protein S11: protein MAKKTVAAKKRNVKVDANGQLHVHSSFNNIIVSLANSEGQIISWSSAGKMGFRGSKKNTPYAAQMAAQDCAKVAFDLGLRKVKAYVKGPGNGRESAIRTIHGAGIEVTEIIDVTPLPHNGCRPPKRRRV, encoded by the coding sequence ATGGCAAAAAAAACAGTTGCAGCTAAAAAGAGAAATGTGAAAGTAGACGCTAATGGACAGTTGCATGTTCATTCATCTTTCAACAATATTATTGTTTCTCTTGCAAATAGTGAAGGGCAGATTATCTCTTGGTCATCTGCTGGTAAAATGGGATTTAGAGGTTCAAAGAAGAACACTCCTTATGCAGCCCAGATGGCTGCCCAAGATTGTGCTAAAGTTGCATTCGATCTTGGCCTGAGAAAGGTAAAAGCATATGTGAAGGGTCCAGGTAACGGACGTGAGTCTGCTATTAGAACTATCCACGGAGCTGGTATCGAAGTTACTGAAATTATTGACGTAACTCCGCTTCCACATAACGGTTGTCGTCCTCCGAAAAGACGTAGAGTTTAA
- the rpsM gene encoding 30S ribosomal protein S13 translates to MAIRIVGVDLPQNKRGEIALTYVYGIGRSSSAKILDKAGVDKDLKVKDWTDDQAAKIREIIGAEYKVEGDLRSEIQLNIKRLMDIGCYRGVRHRIGLPVRGQSTKNNARTRKGRKKTVANKKKATK, encoded by the coding sequence ATGGCTATAAGAATAGTTGGTGTAGATTTGCCTCAAAACAAAAGAGGTGAAATTGCGTTGACCTATGTATATGGAATAGGTCGCAGTAGTTCAGCAAAAATTTTAGATAAAGCTGGTGTGGATAAAGATCTGAAGGTTAAAGACTGGACAGATGATCAGGCTGCTAAGATTCGTGAGATTATCGGTGCAGAGTATAAGGTAGAAGGTGATCTTCGTTCTGAAATCCAATTGAACATTAAGCGATTAATGGATATTGGTTGCTATCGTGGTGTACGTCACCGTATTGGTCTGCCGGTTAGAGGTCAGAGCACTAAGAACAATGCACGTACTCGTAAGGGTAGAAAGAAAACCGTTGCTAATAAGAAAAAAGCTACTAAATAA
- the ykgO gene encoding type B 50S ribosomal protein L36, which translates to MKVRASLKKRTPECKIVRRNGRLYVINKKNPKYKQRQG; encoded by the coding sequence ATGAAAGTAAGAGCATCATTAAAGAAACGCACGCCAGAATGTAAGATCGTTAGACGTAATGGCCGTTTGTATGTTATTAACAAGAAAAATCCTAAGTATAAACAACGTCAAGGATAA
- the infA gene encoding translation initiation factor IF-1 — MAKQSAIEQDGVIVEALSNAMFRVELENGHEITAHISGKMRMHYIKILPGDKVRVEMSPYDLSKGRIVFRYK; from the coding sequence ATGGCAAAGCAATCTGCAATAGAACAAGATGGAGTTATAGTTGAAGCATTGTCGAATGCAATGTTTCGTGTTGAATTAGAAAACGGACATGAGATTACTGCGCATATTTCGGGTAAGATGAGGATGCATTACATCAAAATCCTGCCGGGAGATAAAGTGAGAGTCGAAATGTCTCCTTACGACTTATCGAAAGGAAGAATTGTGTTTAGATATAAATAA
- the map gene encoding type I methionyl aminopeptidase, with protein sequence MIFLKTEDEIELLRQSNQLVGRTLAEVAKVVKPGVTTRELDKVAEEFIRDHGATPTFKGFPNQYGEPFPASICTSVNEQVVHGIPGDIVLKEGDIVSVDCGTYMNGFCGDSAYTFCVGEVDEEIRNLLKVTKEALYIGIQNAVQGKRIGDIGYAIQQYCESHSYGVVREFVGHGIGKNMHEDPQVPNYGKRGYGPLMKRGLCIAIEPMITLGDRQVIMERDGWTVRTRDRKCAAHFEHTVAVGAGEADILSSFKFIEEVLGDKAI encoded by the coding sequence ATGATATTTCTTAAAACAGAAGATGAAATAGAATTGCTCCGTCAGAGTAACCAGCTTGTCGGTAGGACTCTTGCAGAGGTTGCCAAGGTGGTGAAGCCTGGTGTAACTACACGTGAGTTGGATAAAGTTGCTGAAGAGTTTATTAGAGACCATGGAGCAACTCCAACTTTTAAAGGATTTCCGAATCAATACGGGGAGCCGTTTCCTGCATCCATTTGTACTTCTGTCAATGAGCAGGTAGTACATGGAATTCCGGGAGATATTGTTCTAAAAGAAGGTGATATCGTATCTGTGGATTGTGGGACATATATGAACGGTTTTTGTGGAGATTCTGCTTATACTTTTTGTGTAGGAGAGGTGGACGAAGAAATTCGTAATTTGTTGAAGGTAACTAAAGAAGCGTTATATATTGGCATACAGAATGCAGTACAAGGAAAGAGAATCGGAGATATCGGATATGCTATTCAGCAGTATTGTGAGTCTCATTCTTATGGTGTAGTGCGTGAGTTTGTTGGTCATGGCATTGGTAAAAATATGCATGAGGATCCCCAAGTGCCTAATTACGGCAAGAGAGGATATGGTCCTTTGATGAAGCGAGGTCTTTGCATTGCAATAGAACCTATGATTACCTTAGGAGACCGGCAAGTGATTATGGAACGTGACGGATGGACTGTGAGGACTAGGGATCGTAAATGTGCTGCACACTTTGAGCATACGGTAGCTGTAGGAGCTGGTGAAGCTGATATTTTGTCTTCATTCAAATTCATAGAAGAAGTTTTAGGAGATAAAGCAATATAA
- the secY gene encoding preprotein translocase subunit SecY: MRKAIETLKNIWKIEDLRQRILITILFVAIYRFGSYVVLPGINPAMLAKLHEQTSEGLLALLNMFSGGAFSNASIFALGIMPYISASIVIQLLGIAVPYFQKLQREGESGRRKMNQYTRYLTIAILLVQAPSYLLNLKMQAGPSLNASLDWTLFMVTSTIILAAGSMFILWLGERITDKGIGNGISFIILIGIIARFPDALIQEVVSRVANKSGGLIMFIIEVVFLLLVIGAAILLVQGVRKIPVQYAKRIVGNKQYGGARQYIPLKVNAAGVMPIIFAQAIMFIPITFIGFSNNVNNAGGFLHAFTDHTSFWYNFVFAVMIILFTYFYTAITINPTQMAEDMKRNNGFIPGIKPGKKTAEYIDDIMSRITLPGSFFLALVAIMPAFAGIFGVQAGFAQFFGGTSLLILVGVVLDTLQQVESHLLMRHYDGLLKSGRIKGRAGVAAY, encoded by the coding sequence ATGAGAAAAGCTATTGAAACATTAAAGAATATATGGAAGATTGAGGATCTGAGACAGCGGATCCTCATCACCATATTGTTTGTGGCAATTTACCGTTTTGGTTCATATGTCGTGTTGCCGGGTATTAATCCGGCTATGCTGGCAAAATTACACGAACAAACAAGTGAAGGCCTTTTAGCCTTGTTAAATATGTTCTCTGGAGGAGCATTTTCTAATGCCTCTATTTTTGCATTAGGAATCATGCCTTATATCTCTGCATCTATCGTAATCCAGTTGTTGGGAATCGCTGTGCCGTATTTCCAAAAATTGCAACGCGAAGGTGAGAGCGGCAGAAGAAAAATGAATCAATATACCCGTTATCTGACGATTGCTATATTGTTAGTTCAGGCCCCTTCTTATTTGCTCAATCTTAAAATGCAGGCTGGCCCTTCCTTAAATGCTTCATTAGATTGGACTCTGTTTATGGTTACCTCTACCATTATTTTGGCAGCAGGTAGTATGTTTATTTTGTGGCTTGGTGAAAGAATCACTGATAAAGGTATTGGTAATGGTATTTCATTTATTATCTTGATTGGTATTATCGCTCGTTTCCCTGATGCTTTGATACAAGAAGTTGTGTCCAGAGTGGCAAATAAGAGTGGTGGTCTGATTATGTTTATAATTGAAGTCGTATTCTTATTGTTAGTGATTGGCGCTGCAATTCTTTTGGTTCAAGGAGTGAGAAAGATTCCTGTACAATATGCAAAGAGAATTGTAGGTAATAAGCAGTATGGTGGTGCACGACAGTATATTCCTTTGAAAGTGAATGCTGCTGGTGTAATGCCTATCATTTTTGCTCAGGCAATCATGTTTATTCCAATTACATTTATCGGTTTTTCTAACAATGTAAATAATGCAGGCGGTTTCTTGCATGCGTTTACAGATCATACAAGTTTCTGGTATAATTTTGTTTTTGCGGTAATGATTATATTATTTACATATTTCTATACTGCAATAACAATCAATCCGACTCAGATGGCTGAGGATATGAAGAGAAATAATGGTTTTATCCCTGGTATCAAGCCAGGAAAGAAAACAGCAGAGTATATTGATGATATTATGTCTCGTATTACTTTACCGGGTTCTTTCTTCTTGGCTTTAGTTGCCATTATGCCTGCATTCGCCGGTATATTTGGGGTACAGGCCGGATTTGCTCAATTCTTCGGCGGTACATCTTTGTTAATTCTTGTAGGTGTGGTTCTTGATACACTGCAACAGGTTGAAAGTCATTTGTTGATGAGACATTATGACGGTCTGTTGAAATCAGGTCGTATTAAAGGACGCGCTGGTGTAGCGGCATATTAA
- the rplO gene encoding 50S ribosomal protein L15 yields the protein MNLSNLKPAEGSTKTRKRIGRGTGSGLGGTSTRGHKGAKSRSGYSKKIGFEGGQMPLQRRVPKFGFKNINRVEYKAINLDTIQKLAEAKSLVKVGINDFIEAGFISSNQLVKVLGNGTLTNKLEVEAHAFSKTATAAIEAAGGTVVKL from the coding sequence ATGAACTTAAGTAATTTAAAACCTGCAGAGGGATCTACTAAGACAAGAAAAAGAATAGGACGTGGTACCGGTTCTGGCTTAGGTGGTACTTCTACAAGAGGTCATAAAGGAGCTAAATCAAGATCTGGATACTCTAAGAAAATTGGTTTTGAAGGAGGTCAGATGCCTCTTCAACGTCGAGTACCTAAATTTGGTTTTAAGAATATTAATCGTGTAGAATATAAAGCTATCAATCTGGATACAATCCAGAAACTTGCTGAAGCTAAGAGCTTGGTTAAGGTTGGTATTAATGACTTTATTGAAGCAGGATTTATTTCTTCAAATCAGTTGGTAAAAGTATTGGGTAACGGAACTCTGACTAACAAGCTGGAAGTAGAGGCTCATGCATTCTCTAAGACTGCAACTGCTGCTATCGAGGCTGCTGGTGGAACTGTAGTAAAACTCTGA